One Desulfuromonas acetoxidans DSM 684 DNA segment encodes these proteins:
- a CDS encoding chemotaxis protein CheW — MDTDDLGQINQYLTFKLDDEVFALGIAKVREVLDFSDVTKVPQTPVFMRGVINLRGNVVPVVDMRIKFSMSETEATVNTCIIITEVEMDGEPSILGALVDSVQEVLEIGPDQIEPPPRIGTNLDTAFIQGMGKHNEEFIIILDIDKVFSADEITLIQAVD, encoded by the coding sequence ATGGATACAGACGATCTTGGACAGATTAATCAGTATTTGACCTTCAAGCTTGATGATGAGGTCTTTGCTTTGGGGATCGCCAAAGTACGAGAGGTTCTCGATTTTAGCGATGTTACGAAAGTGCCGCAGACGCCTGTTTTTATGCGCGGTGTAATCAATCTTCGCGGCAATGTGGTTCCTGTGGTCGACATGCGGATTAAGTTCAGCATGAGCGAGACTGAAGCCACGGTGAATACGTGCATTATTATTACTGAGGTGGAGATGGATGGTGAGCCAAGCATACTTGGTGCCCTGGTTGATTCGGTGCAGGAAGTACTTGAGATCGGTCCTGATCAGATCGAACCGCCACCACGTATCGGTACCAATCTTGATACTGCGTTTATACAGGGCATGGGAAAGCACAATGAGGAGTTTATTATCATCCTTGATATTGACAAGGTGTTTTCGGCGGATGAGATTACGTTGATTCAGGCGGTTGATTAA
- a CDS encoding anaerobic ribonucleoside-triphosphate reductase activating protein: MGIKGFQGTSVLDFPGRIASLVFYGGCNLSCGFCHNPTLIDDFDQYPDMPVEALLDALQQRLGFIDGVVISGGEPTLAPTLSSTLSQIKQMGLAVKLDTNGLRPDVVARLMEQQLLDYVALDVKTSPERYGELHHRPVALGELKKTVDLLLSGDVEYEFRTTCVPGLVEEKDIRNMAKLLDGGRRWILQQYVAEHAMDAAMQQCGVFSPQVLHSYADVVRTHVQQVELRGL; encoded by the coding sequence GTGGGTATTAAAGGTTTTCAGGGCACCAGTGTCCTTGATTTTCCAGGTCGGATTGCCTCGCTGGTGTTTTACGGCGGGTGCAATCTGAGCTGCGGTTTTTGTCACAATCCCACCTTGATTGACGATTTCGATCAATATCCCGATATGCCTGTTGAAGCGTTGCTCGATGCGTTGCAGCAGCGCCTTGGTTTTATCGACGGCGTGGTGATTTCCGGAGGAGAGCCCACCCTGGCTCCCACATTGTCGTCAACCTTGTCACAGATCAAACAGATGGGCCTGGCCGTCAAGCTCGATACCAATGGTCTGCGCCCCGATGTGGTGGCACGGCTGATGGAGCAGCAGTTGCTCGATTATGTGGCCCTCGATGTGAAGACTTCACCAGAGCGTTATGGTGAATTGCATCACCGACCAGTGGCGTTGGGCGAGTTGAAGAAAACCGTCGATCTATTGTTAAGCGGGGATGTGGAGTACGAGTTTCGCACCACCTGCGTTCCGGGGTTGGTCGAAGAAAAAGATATTCGGAATATGGCCAAGTTGCTTGACGGCGGACGACGCTGGATTTTACAGCAATATGTTGCCGAGCACGCTATGGATGCCGCCATGCAGCAATGTGGTGTGTTTTCTCCTCAGGTGTTGCATAGCTATGCCGACGTAGTCCGAACTCATGTGCAACAGGTGGAGCTACGCGGGTTATAA
- a CDS encoding cytochrome b/b6 domain-containing protein, whose translation MEMQERIYLTPTPVRIWHWLNALGIVTLCVTGAQIRFPEYINIFGTYKAAIRLHHTAGIVVALSFALWLFYYGVIAKMLTKLYVPTSDDIKSGVIRQALYYFFYYFTGTKSNPHEESPTNKFNPMQKGAYVVIMMVLVPLVIITGAILMNLEPLRELVVLFGGVRVVAGIHFLLACALGAFLPTHFYLATLGHTPFAHFKPMWTGWEEHHSDH comes from the coding sequence ATGGAAATGCAAGAACGAATTTATCTGACTCCGACACCGGTACGGATCTGGCACTGGCTGAATGCTCTGGGTATTGTCACACTGTGTGTGACTGGCGCTCAAATCCGTTTTCCCGAGTATATCAATATCTTCGGCACCTATAAGGCGGCGATCCGTCTCCATCATACAGCCGGCATCGTTGTCGCCCTGTCGTTCGCACTGTGGCTGTTCTATTACGGTGTTATTGCAAAGATGTTGACCAAGCTGTATGTGCCGACCTCAGACGATATTAAGAGCGGCGTGATTCGTCAGGCACTGTACTATTTCTTTTATTACTTCACCGGAACTAAGTCCAATCCCCATGAGGAGAGCCCGACCAACAAGTTTAATCCCATGCAAAAAGGGGCGTATGTGGTGATTATGATGGTTCTGGTGCCGTTGGTGATCATCACTGGAGCGATTCTGATGAACCTGGAACCGCTGCGTGAATTGGTTGTTTTATTTGGTGGCGTGCGTGTCGTGGCCGGAATTCACTTCCTGCTGGCGTGTGCACTGGGGGCCTTCTTGCCGACACATTTCTATCTGGCAACATTGGGCCACACGCCTTTCGCCCACTTCAAGCCGATGTGGACGGGTTGGGAAGAGCATCACTCTGACCATTAA
- a CDS encoding cytochrome c3 family protein, translated as MKRLLLCYAAILVALMMSQTVWAMETEDCLGCHTEVDEVGEDYVIAGELFAKTAHAEEGCTACHEVGDEHPDDGVEAELVATCADCHDQVTETYNSSVHAENAECRDCHNAHQALAPVSLSGVQMNESCQDCHGSTEVEETHARWLPQADVHIRSVPCVSCHSSSEKFVITLYVTQRQGNRAYADYELLDYQQLAERTEGAPVSSLLDIDNNGEVSLDELSTFYKNGEKSGLRLWAMMTPETVEHNFTTLDNRWDCTYCHAAGPEAMQHSYAAFPAEDGSYQRVPMEQGATLDALFGTPDFYMVGSTRSKVLNIVGLLILLGGLAMPIGHGTLRFLTRKNRKKEH; from the coding sequence ATGAAACGATTATTGTTGTGTTATGCGGCCATTCTGGTTGCTCTGATGATGAGCCAGACTGTGTGGGCCATGGAAACCGAGGATTGCCTGGGTTGCCATACTGAGGTCGATGAGGTTGGCGAAGACTATGTGATTGCCGGAGAGTTGTTTGCCAAAACAGCTCATGCGGAAGAGGGGTGTACAGCGTGCCACGAAGTGGGCGATGAGCATCCTGATGATGGTGTAGAAGCTGAATTGGTGGCAACCTGTGCGGATTGTCACGATCAAGTCACCGAAACCTATAATTCCAGCGTTCACGCTGAGAATGCCGAATGTCGTGACTGCCATAATGCCCATCAGGCGTTGGCTCCCGTCAGCCTTTCCGGTGTTCAGATGAACGAATCCTGTCAGGATTGCCATGGGTCTACCGAAGTGGAAGAGACCCATGCCCGTTGGCTGCCGCAGGCGGATGTCCATATCCGCTCGGTTCCTTGTGTGTCCTGCCACAGTTCATCGGAGAAGTTTGTTATTACGCTTTATGTCACCCAGCGCCAAGGTAATCGCGCTTATGCTGATTATGAGCTGCTCGACTATCAGCAACTCGCGGAGCGCACCGAAGGGGCGCCGGTCAGTTCGTTGCTGGATATTGACAACAACGGTGAAGTCTCACTGGATGAACTATCGACATTCTACAAAAACGGCGAAAAATCCGGTCTGCGGTTGTGGGCGATGATGACGCCGGAAACCGTAGAGCATAATTTCACCACCCTGGACAATCGCTGGGATTGCACCTATTGCCATGCCGCCGGTCCTGAAGCCATGCAGCACAGTTATGCGGCATTTCCGGCTGAAGATGGTAGTTATCAACGGGTTCCCATGGAACAAGGGGCAACGCTCGATGCCCTGTTTGGTACCCCGGATTTCTATATGGTGGGCTCAACCCGCAGTAAGGTGTTGAACATTGTCGGCCTGTTGATTCTGCTTGGCGGACTGGCCATGCCTATCGGTCACGGTACTCTGCGCTTTTTGACCCGCAAGAACAGAAAGAAGGAGCATTAA
- a CDS encoding sigma-54-dependent transcriptional regulator, with product MSQPRILVVDDEAVIREAVKRILEQEGYEVITATSGHTALEKVQIDDFTVVISDLKMPGMGGMEVLKSIKILQPDVPVIIITGYATVETAVDAIKNGAFDYLSKPFTPPQVKEMVNKAIEQRKLSGEGGSLGNTLNEHRGFHRFVGDSKAMQKVYGRILQVAPTDSTVLITGESGTGKELVARAIHENSARKDMPFVAIDCTALAESLLESELFGHEKGSFTGASQTKVGLFKVANGGTLFLDEVSNISLSSQAKLLRVIQEREVTPIGGTKPQPIDIRLISATNKNLRELSNEGDFREDLYFRLNTIPIDMPPLRERSGDLPLLVGYFLRKFADEINKEIKGVSPAAMNLLEDYDFPGNVRELEHMIERAVVLTSGDMIMPGDLGMHGEELIGAGDDDGYVPATTEELKEMKRKLREEAVKPIEKSFVLEALKRNDWNITRAAEDVGMLRPNFQALMKKLQVSARDRKVD from the coding sequence ATGTCCCAGCCGCGCATTTTAGTCGTCGATGACGAAGCCGTTATCCGGGAAGCCGTTAAACGGATTCTTGAGCAGGAAGGCTACGAGGTTATCACCGCGACCAGCGGCCATACAGCGCTCGAAAAAGTTCAAATCGATGATTTCACCGTTGTGATCAGCGATTTGAAAATGCCCGGCATGGGTGGCATGGAAGTGCTCAAATCCATCAAGATTCTGCAACCGGACGTCCCGGTGATCATCATCACCGGCTACGCTACCGTAGAAACGGCCGTCGATGCCATCAAAAACGGCGCCTTCGACTATCTTTCCAAACCGTTTACGCCTCCTCAGGTCAAAGAGATGGTCAACAAGGCCATCGAACAACGCAAACTATCCGGAGAAGGCGGCAGCCTCGGCAACACTCTCAATGAACATCGCGGTTTCCACCGCTTCGTTGGCGACAGCAAAGCCATGCAGAAGGTCTATGGGCGCATCCTGCAAGTCGCACCGACGGACAGCACAGTTCTGATTACCGGCGAAAGCGGCACCGGTAAAGAACTGGTCGCCCGCGCCATCCATGAGAACAGCGCCCGCAAAGACATGCCGTTTGTTGCCATTGACTGTACCGCCCTGGCCGAGAGCCTGTTGGAGAGCGAACTGTTCGGTCACGAAAAAGGCTCGTTTACCGGCGCCAGCCAAACCAAGGTCGGCCTGTTTAAAGTCGCCAATGGCGGCACTCTGTTTCTCGATGAAGTTTCCAACATCAGCTTAAGCTCCCAGGCCAAACTGTTGCGGGTCATTCAGGAGCGCGAAGTCACCCCCATTGGCGGCACCAAGCCGCAGCCCATCGACATTCGCCTGATTTCGGCAACCAACAAAAACCTGCGCGAACTGTCCAATGAGGGCGATTTCCGTGAAGACCTCTACTTCCGCCTGAACACCATCCCCATTGACATGCCTCCCTTACGCGAGCGCAGCGGTGATCTCCCCTTGCTGGTCGGCTACTTTTTGCGCAAGTTTGCTGATGAGATCAACAAAGAGATCAAGGGGGTCAGTCCGGCAGCCATGAACCTGCTTGAAGATTATGATTTTCCAGGGAACGTGCGCGAACTTGAGCACATGATTGAGCGGGCCGTGGTTCTGACTTCAGGCGACATGATCATGCCCGGCGATTTAGGCATGCATGGTGAAGAACTGATCGGAGCAGGTGATGACGACGGCTACGTTCCCGCCACCACCGAAGAACTCAAAGAGATGAAACGCAAGCTGCGCGAAGAAGCGGTCAAACCGATTGAAAAAAGCTTTGTTCTCGAAGCTCTGAAGCGCAACGACTGGAACATCACCCGCGCCGCCGAAGATGTCGGCATGTTACGCCCCAACTTCCAGGCCCTGATGAAGAAGCTGCAGGTTTCCGCCCGCGACCGCAAGGTCGACTGA
- a CDS encoding sensor histidine kinase encodes MALRFSLLVKFMAVISTVLLITMFISVVVNVRFQRQITLENSLHEADYFSETILRSTYYQMLEDDREMLYQMIDEVGAMPGIRRIRLFNKEGIINFSTDKQEVGTIIQHNSEGCSICHLDTGEPLAYAPTAARGRTFYDENGEIFLGVTKAIYNDPSCYTAECHYHPQDRELNGILDVQISLKNRMAQVDIFRNYFVILTCVLLVLLFVALLLLTKRLIISPVSVLIEHQRRISAGDLSSMIEDAPNDELGELARGANQMTRSLRASQAEIRNWANTLEAKVEERTQQIQKMQGTLARSERLASLGKLVAGIAHEINNPLTGILMFSSMAAETPGISEQMKKDLDTITQETQRCAGIVRGLLDFGRESIPMKTYISVNTILDKTLALVENQTLFQDVEIAREYDDQIPELEGDPNQLEQVFMNIFINAAQAMLAGGQLAIKTWFNDEMVMIRIADTGCGISGENLERIFDPFFTTKDQQGTGLGLSVSYGIVENHGGDIRVESCPAKGTAFTIRLPVNGGDKGLPVPPSH; translated from the coding sequence ATGGCGCTGCGCTTCTCTTTGCTGGTCAAGTTTATGGCCGTTATCAGTACGGTTTTGTTGATCACCATGTTTATTTCGGTGGTGGTGAATGTCCGTTTTCAGCGCCAGATCACGTTGGAGAACTCCCTTCACGAAGCGGATTACTTCAGCGAAACCATCCTACGTTCCACCTATTACCAAATGCTTGAAGATGATCGAGAGATGCTCTATCAGATGATTGATGAAGTGGGTGCCATGCCCGGCATCCGTCGGATTCGTCTGTTCAATAAGGAAGGGATCATCAATTTCTCCACCGACAAGCAGGAGGTGGGGACGATTATTCAGCACAACTCTGAGGGCTGCAGTATCTGCCATCTGGATACTGGTGAACCTCTGGCCTATGCACCGACCGCAGCACGCGGACGGACTTTCTATGATGAAAACGGTGAGATTTTTCTTGGTGTGACCAAGGCGATCTATAACGATCCCAGCTGTTATACGGCGGAATGTCATTACCATCCTCAGGATCGTGAACTCAACGGGATTCTCGATGTGCAGATTTCGTTGAAGAATCGTATGGCGCAGGTCGATATTTTTCGCAACTATTTTGTCATCCTCACCTGTGTGCTGTTGGTGTTGTTGTTTGTCGCCCTGTTGCTTTTGACCAAACGGCTGATTATCTCACCGGTTAGTGTGTTGATCGAACATCAGCGGCGCATCTCTGCAGGCGATTTGAGCAGTATGATTGAGGATGCGCCTAATGATGAGCTGGGCGAATTGGCACGCGGGGCGAATCAGATGACCCGTAGTCTGCGCGCCTCCCAGGCTGAGATTCGCAACTGGGCCAATACTCTTGAAGCCAAGGTTGAGGAGCGGACACAACAGATTCAAAAAATGCAGGGCACTCTGGCGCGTTCCGAACGTCTGGCGTCACTGGGTAAGCTTGTTGCAGGTATTGCGCATGAGATCAACAATCCGCTCACCGGTATTCTGATGTTCTCCTCCATGGCGGCGGAGACTCCGGGGATCAGTGAGCAGATGAAGAAAGACCTCGATACCATCACTCAGGAAACCCAGCGTTGCGCCGGGATTGTTCGCGGCTTGCTTGATTTTGGACGTGAGTCCATTCCGATGAAAACCTATATCTCCGTGAACACGATCCTCGACAAGACGCTGGCTCTGGTAGAAAATCAGACGCTGTTCCAAGACGTTGAAATTGCCCGTGAATATGATGACCAGATTCCGGAGCTTGAGGGGGACCCCAATCAGTTGGAGCAGGTGTTCATGAATATCTTCATCAATGCCGCTCAAGCTATGCTAGCCGGGGGGCAACTGGCGATCAAGACTTGGTTTAATGATGAGATGGTGATGATCCGTATCGCCGATACCGGCTGTGGGATTTCAGGAGAGAACCTTGAGCGGATTTTTGATCCGTTTTTCACCACCAAAGATCAGCAGGGTACCGGCCTCGGCTTGTCCGTTTCTTATGGGATCGTTGAAAATCACGGTGGGGATATTCGTGTCGAGAGCTGCCCGGCTAAGGGAACGGCTTTCACTATTCGTCTGCCGGTCAACGGTGGCGACAAAGGACTTCCGGTCCCGCCAAGTCACTAG
- a CDS encoding tRNA dihydrouridine synthase, whose amino-acid sequence MKTLPWQKGTFPLMLAPMQGLTNRAMRAVQCDIGQPDVVFTEFVRVSHVARQRITPNDRREILAGVDDVPLVVQLIGHRSESLAEAAQIVADLGGAHVNLNMGCPFGRTTTGKTGGAMLQEPEKIGDCLRAIRAAFHGSVSVKVRAGYDDPEQIFDLLPVFEKYGVDFIVLHPRTVVQKYADDADHAVTARVVAATALPVIANGDLFSEERARQVAEQTGAAGLMLGRGAIADPWLFQRIRGRGVEPDISQRLQQMVVYFDRLSENYVPLFCGEQQVLSKLKNVLDAFVDPELQTLKKKLRRCKTLSQFHDVLRAASLTM is encoded by the coding sequence GTGAAAACACTACCCTGGCAAAAGGGGACATTTCCTCTGATGCTGGCTCCGATGCAGGGGCTTACCAATCGGGCCATGCGGGCTGTCCAATGTGACATTGGACAGCCCGATGTCGTTTTTACCGAATTTGTTCGTGTTAGTCACGTTGCCCGCCAGCGCATTACGCCGAATGATCGGCGTGAGATTCTGGCGGGTGTGGACGATGTGCCTCTGGTTGTGCAGTTGATTGGTCATCGCAGCGAATCTCTGGCCGAAGCAGCGCAGATTGTTGCCGACCTCGGTGGGGCCCATGTCAATCTCAACATGGGCTGCCCTTTTGGCCGGACGACAACGGGTAAGACCGGCGGTGCTATGCTGCAGGAGCCGGAAAAAATCGGGGATTGTCTGCGGGCGATACGGGCCGCCTTTCACGGCTCTGTGTCGGTTAAAGTGCGTGCCGGTTACGACGATCCTGAGCAAATTTTTGACTTGTTGCCGGTGTTTGAAAAGTATGGCGTCGATTTTATCGTGCTCCATCCACGCACGGTGGTACAGAAATATGCCGATGATGCCGACCATGCCGTGACTGCACGGGTTGTGGCGGCTACAGCACTGCCGGTGATAGCCAATGGCGACCTGTTCAGTGAAGAGCGGGCACGACAGGTGGCTGAACAGACCGGTGCTGCTGGACTGATGCTGGGACGTGGTGCCATTGCTGACCCGTGGTTGTTTCAGCGAATCCGTGGTCGTGGTGTTGAGCCCGATATCTCACAGCGCCTGCAGCAGATGGTCGTTTATTTTGACCGTCTGTCTGAGAACTATGTCCCGTTGTTTTGCGGCGAACAGCAGGTGTTAAGCAAGTTGAAGAATGTGCTCGACGCATTTGTAGATCCCGAGTTGCAAACATTGAAAAAAAAGTTGCGTCGCTGTAAGACGTTATCTCAATTTCATGATGTTTTACGGGCCGCGTCGCTGACGATGTGA
- a CDS encoding PilZ domain-containing protein, with protein sequence MEQEERRRDPRYNTLNFVYFSFQDPANGDGEYMGKTLDASLRGLLLEVHLPLPIGQRLNLSVGAGEDIFEFSGEVVHCMDHDGGMFCTGIEFDPMTVEKKEKLEQYLTAFAKEKEG encoded by the coding sequence ATGGAACAAGAAGAGCGACGCCGTGATCCACGGTACAACACGTTGAATTTTGTTTATTTCAGCTTTCAAGACCCAGCCAATGGTGATGGAGAGTATATGGGTAAGACCCTTGACGCCAGTCTGCGTGGTCTGTTGCTCGAAGTACATCTTCCGTTGCCAATTGGTCAACGTCTGAATTTAAGTGTTGGCGCGGGTGAAGATATTTTCGAATTTTCCGGCGAGGTGGTTCACTGTATGGACCATGATGGTGGCATGTTCTGCACGGGGATTGAGTTTGATCCGATGACTGTAGAGAAAAAAGAGAAGCTGGAGCAGTATCTTACCGCGTTTGCCAAGGAAAAAGAGGGCTAG
- a CDS encoding bifunctional cobalt-precorrin-7 (C(5))-methyltransferase/cobalt-precorrin-6B (C(15))-methyltransferase has product MGIVYVVGAGIEGQEGFSARALSLVRQARVLYGAPRLLELFGDLDVEKVALSGNDDLSQLVKDQPGPVVVLTSGDPLFFSIGRNLLRNLPKDRLEFVPNVSSVQSAFSRIKEPWDDAVFISTEQRTLADIGDRIIANDKAAVLTDARHTPANIADELLRRGFDGYTVYLCENLGTTQERIVKTTVQELPTMQAAELNVLILIKRYDNTTPGDQPTLGIADGEFLTMKKQITPEEVRVVALAKLQLRHDMVLWDIGAGSGSISIEADFLLPHGRIFAVERNIEYIKFLRENLNRFHPRNVRVVEGEAPSCLEDLPDPDRVFIGGSGGNLWELLEAVDGRLPADGRVVLTAMTLDTLVASSDFFGNSGYLVDVTTLNVARTSSNTDYKVFEAHNPVYIIVATKAQD; this is encoded by the coding sequence ATGGGAATCGTTTATGTGGTTGGTGCCGGGATTGAAGGGCAGGAAGGGTTTAGTGCCCGGGCCTTGAGTCTGGTGCGCCAGGCGCGGGTTCTTTATGGTGCGCCGCGGTTGCTGGAGTTGTTTGGCGATCTTGATGTCGAAAAGGTGGCTCTCAGCGGCAACGATGATCTGTCGCAGTTGGTAAAAGATCAGCCCGGACCGGTTGTGGTTCTGACTTCCGGTGATCCGCTGTTTTTCAGTATCGGCCGCAATCTGCTGCGCAATTTACCCAAAGACCGCCTTGAATTTGTTCCCAATGTCAGCTCAGTGCAGTCTGCGTTTTCCCGGATTAAAGAGCCGTGGGATGATGCCGTGTTTATCTCTACCGAGCAGCGTACTCTGGCTGATATCGGCGATCGGATTATTGCCAATGACAAGGCGGCGGTACTGACCGATGCCCGCCATACCCCGGCAAACATTGCTGACGAATTACTGCGGCGCGGTTTTGACGGCTACACCGTATATCTGTGTGAAAACCTAGGGACGACGCAAGAACGCATTGTTAAAACCACGGTTCAGGAACTGCCGACCATGCAGGCCGCTGAACTCAACGTGCTGATCCTGATCAAACGTTATGACAACACCACGCCGGGGGATCAGCCGACTCTAGGAATTGCCGATGGTGAATTTCTCACTATGAAAAAGCAGATCACGCCGGAAGAGGTGCGGGTGGTGGCTCTGGCGAAATTGCAGTTGCGTCATGACATGGTATTGTGGGATATAGGCGCCGGCAGTGGTTCCATTAGTATCGAAGCGGACTTTTTGTTGCCCCACGGACGAATTTTTGCCGTGGAGCGTAACATTGAATATATTAAGTTTTTGCGCGAAAACCTCAACCGTTTTCACCCGCGCAATGTTCGGGTTGTGGAAGGCGAAGCGCCCAGTTGTCTGGAAGATCTGCCCGACCCGGATCGCGTGTTTATCGGTGGTTCAGGCGGCAACTTGTGGGAACTGCTCGAGGCGGTGGATGGACGCTTGCCGGCCGATGGCCGGGTGGTTTTGACCGCCATGACTCTCGATACCCTGGTGGCATCGAGCGACTTTTTTGGAAATTCGGGATATCTGGTGGATGTGACAACCCTCAATGTGGCCCGAACCAGCAGCAATACTGATTACAAGGTCTTTGAGGCCCATAATCCCGTCTATATTATTGTAGCGACCAAGGCTCAGGATTAG
- the yihA gene encoding ribosome biogenesis GTP-binding protein YihA/YsxC: MQIKTAQFVKSATRPGNYPPAERPEIAFAGRSNVGKSSLLNVMVQRKSLVRTSSTPGRTQLINFFDLNEEIYLVDLPGYGFAKVPMAVKKQWGPMIQTYLQSRQSLCAVVVLFDIRRVPREEDLQLLDWLEEYEVPTIPVITKVDKVSRNRRAAQIAPIAEATGLPAEAFSLFSALTKEGRDEIWERLEIAMEECSCLDAEV, encoded by the coding sequence ATGCAGATTAAAACGGCCCAGTTTGTCAAGAGTGCCACCCGCCCCGGTAATTATCCGCCGGCAGAGCGTCCTGAAATTGCCTTTGCCGGTCGCAGTAATGTTGGTAAGAGCTCCCTGCTCAACGTCATGGTGCAACGTAAAAGCCTGGTGCGGACCTCGTCGACACCTGGGCGTACGCAGTTGATTAACTTCTTCGATCTCAACGAAGAGATTTATCTTGTCGACCTGCCTGGATACGGCTTTGCCAAAGTGCCCATGGCGGTAAAAAAACAATGGGGGCCGATGATCCAGACTTATCTGCAGAGCCGTCAATCTCTGTGTGCTGTGGTGGTGTTGTTCGACATCCGTCGGGTACCGCGTGAGGAGGACTTGCAGTTGCTTGACTGGCTCGAGGAGTATGAAGTCCCGACCATTCCGGTGATTACCAAGGTGGATAAAGTCAGCCGTAATCGACGCGCCGCGCAGATTGCTCCGATTGCTGAGGCCACCGGATTACCGGCGGAAGCTTTCAGCCTGTTCTCGGCGCTGACCAAAGAGGGGCGCGATGAGATCTGGGAGCGGTTGGAAATTGCCATGGAGGAGTGCTCCTGTCTTGACGCAGAGGTCTGA
- a CDS encoding GGDEF domain-containing protein — MRHDKSLFERVRENEQLAEKFYKVELKILSTLKFADFFDTLLKEISDVFQVPFVWFSLIADTEVAAMLQQCRGECSERQRINLIDRHQLQRLIGDDLSVQLVNDQLHRYLPLLPKDQHYAVRSIAVAPITLDGIVIGTLNQADVDGQRFAPGLNTVLLERLALKVAICLSNVTAHEKLRSLACLDPLTGLLNRRVLGQALQREFDRACRYETALSVVFIDLNDFKQVNDNHGHDAGDLLLQYLADCLQRYSRTTDLVARYAGDEFVLVLPQTDGENAGLLMERLDKELSRQGMLYGDALVAVSLSYGVASLPDGDVSSPEQMLKKADQALYRHKRRSKVHSVSRHESAGLNAD; from the coding sequence ATGCGTCATGACAAAAGTCTTTTTGAGCGGGTTCGTGAGAACGAGCAGTTGGCTGAGAAGTTTTACAAGGTCGAGCTGAAGATTCTCTCCACCTTGAAATTTGCGGATTTCTTTGACACCTTGCTCAAGGAGATCTCCGATGTTTTTCAGGTGCCTTTTGTGTGGTTTTCGCTGATTGCCGATACCGAAGTGGCGGCTATGCTGCAGCAGTGTCGGGGCGAATGCAGCGAACGGCAACGGATCAACCTGATTGATCGCCATCAATTGCAGCGTTTGATCGGTGATGATCTCAGTGTGCAGCTGGTCAATGATCAGTTGCATCGCTATCTGCCGCTGCTGCCGAAAGATCAACACTATGCGGTGCGCTCCATCGCGGTGGCGCCGATCACGCTGGACGGCATAGTGATCGGCACGCTTAATCAGGCCGATGTTGATGGTCAGAGGTTTGCTCCGGGACTCAATACCGTGCTGCTGGAACGTCTGGCGCTCAAGGTGGCAATCTGTCTGTCCAATGTCACGGCTCATGAGAAACTGCGCTCTTTGGCGTGTCTTGATCCGCTGACCGGTCTGCTCAACCGCCGGGTTCTCGGTCAGGCGTTGCAGCGTGAGTTTGACCGGGCGTGCCGTTACGAGACCGCGTTATCGGTTGTGTTTATCGACCTCAACGATTTCAAGCAGGTCAATGACAACCATGGCCATGATGCCGGCGATCTGCTGCTGCAGTATCTGGCCGATTGTCTGCAACGCTACAGTCGTACCACGGACTTGGTTGCCCGTTATGCCGGTGATGAATTTGTTTTGGTGCTTCCTCAGACCGATGGCGAAAACGCCGGGCTGCTCATGGAGCGGCTGGATAAAGAATTAAGCCGCCAGGGCATGCTCTATGGGGACGCTCTGGTAGCGGTCTCGCTGAGTTATGGTGTGGCCAGTTTGCCGGATGGAGATGTCTCCAGCCCAGAACAGATGTTGAAAAAAGCCGATCAGGCTCTTTATCGTCATAAACGACGCAGTAAGGTTCATTCCGTCAGTCGTCATGAAAGTGCAGGTTTGAATGCAGATTAA